The following proteins are encoded in a genomic region of Heliangelus exortis chromosome 7, bHelExo1.hap1, whole genome shotgun sequence:
- the RPS24 gene encoding small ribosomal subunit protein eS24 isoform X1 → MNDTVTIRTRKFMTNRLLQRKQMVIDVLHPGKATVPKTEIREKLAKMYKTTPDVIFVFGFRTHFGGGKTTGFGMIYDSLDYAKKNEPKHRLARHGLYEKKKTSRKQRKERKNRMKKVRGTAKANVGAGKKK, encoded by the exons ATG AACGACACAGTGACCATCAGAACCAGGAAGTTCATGACCAACAGGCTGCTTCAGCGCAAGCAGATG GTGATAGATGTTCTTCATCCTGGGAAGGCCACAGTCCCCAAAACAGAAATCAGGGAGAAGCTGGCAAAGATGTACAAGACAACCCCTGATGTCATTTTCGTCTTTGGCTTCAGAACTCACTTTGGTGGTGGCAAAACAACAGGCTTTGGCATGATCTATGATTCTCTGGactatgcaaagaaaaatgaaccaAAGCACAGGCTTGCCAGG catGGCTTgtatgaaaagaagaaaacttccaggaagcagaggaaggaacGTAAGAACAGAATGAAGAAAGTCAGGGGCACAGCCAAGGCAAATGTTGGTGCTGGCAAGAAG AAATGA
- the RPS24 gene encoding small ribosomal subunit protein eS24 isoform X2 → MNDTVTIRTRKFMTNRLLQRKQMVIDVLHPGKATVPKTEIREKLAKMYKTTPDVIFVFGFRTHFGGGKTTGFGMIYDSLDYAKKNEPKHRLARHGLYEKKKTSRKQRKERKNRMKKVRGTAKANVGAGKK, encoded by the exons ATG AACGACACAGTGACCATCAGAACCAGGAAGTTCATGACCAACAGGCTGCTTCAGCGCAAGCAGATG GTGATAGATGTTCTTCATCCTGGGAAGGCCACAGTCCCCAAAACAGAAATCAGGGAGAAGCTGGCAAAGATGTACAAGACAACCCCTGATGTCATTTTCGTCTTTGGCTTCAGAACTCACTTTGGTGGTGGCAAAACAACAGGCTTTGGCATGATCTATGATTCTCTGGactatgcaaagaaaaatgaaccaAAGCACAGGCTTGCCAGG catGGCTTgtatgaaaagaagaaaacttccaggaagcagaggaaggaacGTAAGAACAGAATGAAGAAAGTCAGGGGCACAGCCAAGGCAAATGTTGGTGCTGGCAAGAAG tAA